A single region of the Malus sylvestris chromosome 8, drMalSylv7.2, whole genome shotgun sequence genome encodes:
- the LOC126632759 gene encoding DDB1- and CUL4-associated factor homolog 1-like codes for MEAAMDEQQNLGQGQGEEGEPGTPVPPPPPPPAAAPESQSQGGEEEEDEEEEEEVKNEGDELVAKAQKLMDKITAAPDNPSPTVLHALASLLETQESRYMEENGHSSSNGRASHYIGRLGTSVREHEDFFELISSKYLSDTRYSVAVQAAAARLLLTCSLTWNYPHVFEDAVLERIKDWVMDETSISSVEYQNWKHDLGGKEVSDFEMLKTYSTGLLAVCLAGGSSVVEDVLTSGLSAKLMRYLRVRVLGETSNTQKDVTHLTESKNTSGAICIRGRDEGRARVRQSLETNHFDDPKITDERCLDDRIVEGDHVRSISRQTFVEEQWVDGGRTPDGLAEEVEINDADGKMKSGDFDEIGRDDSSRRRPNRGLARSRGKGRTNEGVVENEQLLTSPGSGSRLGHGRSVKDRSSLKNSDVKKIPDSRKSEDVFFLERADNDDCFQDCRVGCKDISEPVKKAVRAAEAEARAANAPAEAIKAAGDAAAEVVKSAALEEFGTTNNEEAAVLAASRAASTVIDAANSVEVSRSSSGINAESMTSSSTEPENHVDAEEYFILDAESLAQLREKYCIQCLETLGEYVEVLGPVLHEKGVDVCLALLQRNSRHREASKVAMLLPDVMKLICALAAHRKFAALFVDRGGIQKLLAVPRVAQTFFGLSSCLFTIGSLQGIMERVCALPSDVVYQVVELALQLLECSQDQARKNAALFFAAAFVFRAVLDAFDAHDGLQKLLGLLNDAASVRSGVNSGALGLPSSGSLRNDRSPAEVLTSSEKQIAYHTCVALRQYFRAHLIMLVDSIRPNKNTRSAARNLPSVRAGYKPLDISNEAMDAVFLQLQKDRKLGPAFVRTPWPAVDKFLGSNGHITMLELCQAPPVERYLHDLLQYALGVLHIVTLVPSSRKMIVNSTVSNNRVAIAVILDAASVGGSYVDAEIIQSALNVLVNLVCPPPSISCKSPILAQGQQSAQPSTGPSGESAVADRGSTAAPGTQFNSSSAHAPATPTSGLVGDRRISLGVGAGCAGMAAQLEQGYRQARESVRANNGIKVLLHLLQPRIYSPPAALDCLRALACRVLLGLARDDTIAHILTKLQVGKKLSELIRDSGNQTNGTEQGRWQAELSQAAIELIAIVTNSGRASTLAATDAAMPTLRRLERAAIAAATPITYHSKELLLLIHEHLQASGLAATAASLLKEAQLMPLPSLAAPSSLVQQATQEAPSGQIQWPSGRTSSGFLTNKSKITAKDEELKFDPTFSYMKKKPLVFSPNFGLQSKNQSHDSHLTSPRKVFSAAKQFSATANASETPSVSLPKPTTDTESHSKTPIGLPMKRKLSELKDPGCLLLSGKRLHTGDHGLRSPVCPTPTTVRKSGLLTDPVGFSTPTANLRDQYGRSTPAYLPSEYQDDNQYGSSSVGLATPASQFGLQSDPQPSNSERLTLDSVVIQYLKHQHRQCPAPITTLPPLSLLHPHVCPEPKRNLDAPSNVTARFGTREFRNIYGGVHGNRKDRQFVYSRFRPWRTCRDDSGTPLTCISFLSDSSHIAVGSHGGELKIFDSNSSNVLESCASHQSPVTLVQSRLSGETKLVLSSSAQDVRLWEASSVSAGPMHSFEGCKAARFSNFGDIFAALSTELTQREILLYDIQTSQLESKLSDTSSSSTGRGHVYSQIHFNPSDTMLLWNGVLWDRRVSTPIHRFDQFTDYGGGGFHPAGNEVIINSEVWDLRKFRLLRSVPSLDQTTITFNARGDVIYAILRRNLDDVMSAVHTRRVKHPLFAAFRTVDAVNYSDIATIPVDRCVLDFATEPTDSFVGLITMDDQDDMLASARVYEIGRRRPTDDDSDPDDAESEEEDEDSEDDDDGDVDPILGPDLDGDDSDMDDMSNGDDDDSVSDDDDDDDGDFIVDDLEAGGGMLEIVTDGEEEDDDDDSDGMESYSSGDEDYMSNGFGV; via the exons ATGGAGGCGGCCATGGACGAGCAGCAGAACTTAGGGCAAGGCCAAGGGGAGGAAGGCGAACCCGGGACGCCAGTTCCGCCTCCACCGCCTCCGCCGGCAGCGGCGCCAGAATCGCAATCTCAGGGAGgcgaggaggaagaagatgaggaagaggaggaggaggttaaGAATGAAGGCGACGAATTGGTTGCCAAGGCTCAGAAGCTTATGGACAAGATCACTGCCGCGCCTGATAACCCTAGTCCTACTGTTCTTCACGCCCTTGCCTCGCTCCTTGAAACTCAAGAGTCTCG ATACATGGAAGAGAATGGTCATTCATCTAGCAATGGTCGGGCTTCACATTACATTGGACGGCTCGGGACCTCAGTCCGG GAACATGAAGATTTCTTTGAATTAATATCTTCAAAATACCTGTCAGATACAAGATACTCTGTTGCTGTGCAAGCAGCTGCTGCAAGGCTGCTTTTAACCTGTTCACTAACCTGGAAT TACCCTCATGTTTTTGAAGATGCTGTTTTGGAGAGAATAAAAGATTGGGTGATGGATGAGACTTCGATCTCATCGGTTGAATATCAGAATTGGAAGCATGATTTGGGGGGGAAGGAGGTCTCAGATTTTGAAATGCTAAAGACCTATTCTACAGGACTTCTTGCTGTATGTTTGGCTGG TGGCAGTTCAGTAGTAGAAGATGTGTTGACATCTGGGCTGTCAGCCAAACTTATGCGTTATCTTCGTGTGCGTGTTTTGGGGGAGACAAGTAATACTCAGAAGGATGTTACTCATTTAACAGAGAGTAAAAATACCTCAGGTGCTATTTGCATAAGAGGTAGAGATGAAGGTCGTGCTAGGGTTCGGCAGAGTTTGGAAACAAATCATTTTGATGATCCAAAGATAACAGATGAGAGATGTTTAGATGATCGGATTGTTGAAGGGGATCATGTCAGAAGTATCAGTAGGCAAACGTTTGTTGAAGAACAATGGGTTGATGGTGGAAGAACACCTGATGGATTGGCTGAAGAGGTTGAGATCAATGATGCTGATGGAAAGATGAAATCTGgagattttgatgaaattgggaGAGATGACTCCTCAAGGCGCAGACCCAACCGCGGATTGGCAAGATCTAGAGGGAAGGGAAGGACCAATGAAGGAGTTGTAGAGAATGAACAGCTCTTGACCTCTCCAGGATCTGGTAGTCGATTGGGACATGGACGGAGCGTTAAAGATAGGAGTTCGCTAAAAAATtcagatgtgaaaaaaatacCGGATTCTAGGAAGAGTGAGGATGTTTTCTTTTTGGAAAGGGCAGATAACGATGACTGCTTCCAGGACTGTAGAGTTGGATGTAAAGATATTTCTGAGCCAGTAAAGAAAGCAGTTAGAGCTGCAGAAGCTGAAGCTAGAGCAGCCAATGCACCTGCAGAAGCAATCAAAGCTGCTGGTGATGCTGCTGCTGAAGTTGTCAAAAGTGCAGCTTTAGAG GAATTTGGAACTACAAATAATGAAGAAGCTGCAGTTTTGGCCGCTTCAAGAGCAGCGTCTACTGTCATTGATGCTGCCAATTCGGTTGAAGTTTCAAG GAGCTCTAGTGGCATCAATGCCGAATCAATGACTTCAAGCAGTACAGAACCGGAAAACCATGTAGATGCTGAAGAATACTTCATCCTGGATGCTGAGTCCCTTGCACAGTTGAGAGAAAAATATTGTATTCAATGTCTTGAGACTTTAGGAGAATATGTCGAAGTTCTTGGACCTGTACTGCATGAGAAGGGGGTAGATGTATGTCTTGCATTATTGCAACGAAATTCCAGACATAGAGAGGCTTCAAAGGTTGCTATGCTTTTGCCTGATGTAATGAAGCTCATCTGTGCTTTGGCTGCTCACCGGAAATTTGCTGCCCTGTTTGTGGATAGGGGTGGCATACAGAAACTTCTTGCTGTTCCTAGGGTTGCTCAAACCTTCTTTGGTCTTTCTTCTTGCTTATTTACTATCGGCTCGCTCCAG ggAATAATGGAGCGTGTTTGTGCTCTTCCTTCAGATGTGGTCTACCAGGTGGTTGAATTAGCTCTTCAACTTCTTGAGTGCTCACAGGATCAAGCCAGGAAAAATGCAGCCTTATTCTTTGCTGCTGCATTTGTTTTCAGGGCAGTACTTGATGCTTTTGATGCTCATGATGGCTTACAGAAATTACTGGGTCTTTTAAATGATGCTGCATCCGTAAGATCTGGAGTAAATTCTGGGGCACTAGGACTCCCAAGTTCTGGATCACTTCGGAATGACAGGTCACCTGCAGAAGTACTGACTTCATCAGAGAAACAGATAGCTTACCACACTTGTGTTGCTTTGCGGCAGTACTTCAGAGCACATCTTATTATGCTTGTGGATTCTATTCGTCCAAATAAGAACACTCGAAGTGCAGCTCGGAATCTTCCAAGTGTAAGGGCAGGTTACAAGCCACTTGACATCAGTAATGAAGCTATGGATGCAGTATTTCTGCAGCTACAGAAGGACCGAAAGCTGGGTCCTGCATTTGTGAGAACTCCTTGGCCTGCAGTCGATAAGTTTTTGGGTTCTAATGGACATATTACTATGTTGGAGTTATGCCAG GCTCCACCTGTTGAGCGTTATTTACATGATTTACTTCAATATGCATTAGGTGTTTTGCATATCGTGACATTGGTCCCTAGCAGCCGCAAGATGATTGTGAATTCAACAGTAAGCAATAATCGTGTTGCTATAGCTGTCATTTTAGATGCAGCCAGTGTTGGTGGTAGCTACGTGGATGCCGAG ATCATTCAATCGGCACTTAATGTGTTGGTCAATCTTGTTTGTCCTCCACCATCAATCAGTTGTAAATCACCTATACTTGCACAAGGCCAGCAGTCTGCCCAACCCTCTACTGGTCCTTCTGGGGAATCAGCTGTAGCAGATCGAGGCTCCACTGCAGCCCCTGGTACACAGTTCAACAGTAGCAGCGCACATGCTCCTGCCACACCAACTTCAGGATTGGTGGGGGATCGCCGAATATCTTTAGGAGTTGGGGCAGGCTGTGCAGGTATGGCTGCACAATTAGAGCAAGGCTATCGCCAAGCTAGGGAGTCTGTTCGTGCCAACAATGGTATAAAGGTTCTTCTGCATCTCCTCCAACCCCGTATATATTCTCCTCCCGCAGCACTCGACTGTCTCCGTGCACTTGCTTGCCGAGTCCTTCTTGGTTTAGCCAGAGACGATACTATTGCCCATATATTGACAAAACTCCAG GTTGGGAAGAAACTATCAGAACTGATTCGAGATTCAGGTAACCAGACAAACGGAACTGAACAAGGCAGGTGGCAAGCTGAACTTTCACAGGCAGCAATTGAGCTTATTGCA ATTGTGACGAATTCGGGACGAGCTAGCACATTGGCTGCCACTGATGCTGCTATGCCAACATTGAGGCGCTTAGAAAGGGCAGCTATAGCGGCTGCCACTCCTATCACATACCATTCCAA GGAACTACTGTTATTAATACATGAACACCTTCAGGCATCTGGGTTGGCCGCAACAGCTGCCTCTTTGCTAAAAGAGGCTCAGTTGATGCCTTTGCCATCTTTGGCTGCCCCCTCATCTCTTGTTCAGCAAGCCACACAAGAAGCCCCTTCAGGACAAATTCAGTGGCCCTCTGGTCGAACCTCAAGTGGGTTTCTCACAAACAAATCAAAGATTACTGCAAAGGATGaggaattaaaatttgatcctaCTTTCtcatatatgaagaaaaaaccTCTAGTTTTCTCTCCTAATTTTGGTCTACAGTCGAAGAATCAATCTCATGACTCTCACCTCACATCGCCCAGGAAAGTTTTTAGTGCAGCAAAACAGTTTTCTGCTACTGCAAATGCATCAGAAACTCCTTCAGTATCCCTGCCAAAACCTACCACTGATACCGAGTCCCATAGTAAGACACCCATTGGCTTGCCAATGAAACGAAAATTATCTGAGCTGAAGGATCCTGGGTGTTTGTTATTGTCTGGGAAACGCCTTCACACTGGCGACCATGGACTTCGGTCTCCAGTTTGTCCTACACCTACCACGGTGCGGAAGAGTGGCCTACTAACTGATCCTGTTGGATTCTCTACCCCAACTGCCAACTTGAGAGATCAGTATGGTCGATCAACACCAGCTTATTTGCCATCAGAGTATCAGGATGATAACCAGTATGGTAGTTCTAGTGTCGGCCTTGCAACACCTGCCTCCCAATTTGGGCTTCAGAGTGACCCTCAACCAAGCAACTCAGAGCGATTAACTCTAGACTCTGTGGTTATTCAGTATTTGAAGCACCAGCATCGCCAGTGTCCTGCACCTATAACCACTCTTCCACCACTTTCTCTTTTACACCCCCATGTTTGTCCTGAACCAAAACGAAACCTCGATGCCCCATCGAATGTAACAGCCCGGTTTGGAACGCGTGAGTTCAGAAACATATATGGTGGGGTTCACGGTAATCGTAAGGACCGTCAATTTGTTTACAGTAGATTCCGACCATGGAGAACTTGTCGTGATGATTCTGGTACCCCTTTGACATGCATTTCCTTTCTTAGTGATTCCTCTCACATTGCAGTAGGCAGCCATGGTGGAGAGCTCAAAATTTTTGACTCCAATAGCAGCAATGTACTGGAGAGTTGTGCAAGCCACCAGTCTCCTGTAACGCTTGTTCAGTCGCGTCTTTCTGGTGAGACCAAACTTGTGCTTTCATCAAGCGCCCAGGATGTGAGGTTGTGGGAGGCATCTTCAGTCTCTGCTGGGCCTATGCATTCCTTTGAAGGGTGCAAGGCTGCAAGATTTAGCAATTTTGGGGATATTTTTGCTGCTCTATCAACAGAGCTGACTCAGAGAGAGATTCTCCTGTATGACATTCAAACTAGCCAGTTGGAATCGAAACTGTCTGACACATCTTCTAGCTCTACAGGTCGTGGACATGTTTACTCTCAAATACATTTCAACCCTTCAGACACAATGCTGCTTTGGAATGGGGTGCTGTGGGACAGGCGGGTTTCTACCCCTATTCATCGTTTTGATCAGTTTACGGATTATGGGGGTGGTGGCTTCCATCCTGCTGGGAATGAG GTGATTATAAACTCCGAAGTCTGGGATCTCCGGAAATTTAGACTCCTTAGAAGTGTACCTTCGTTAGACCAAACAACAATAACTTTCAATGCTCGTGGTGATGTAATTTATGCAATCCTCAGAAGAAATCTTGACGATGTAATGTCAGCAGTTCACACCCGACGCGTAAAGCATCCACTCTTTGCCGCTTTCCGCACAGTGGACGCAGTTAACTACTCTGACATTGCCACTATTCCGGTTGATCGTTGTGTCCTCGACTTTGCAACAGAACCTACTGATTCGTTTGTTGGGTTGATCACAATGGACGACCAAGATGACATGTTAGCCTCTGCTAGAGTTTATGAAATTGGTCGACGAAGGCCGACCGACGATGATTCCGATCCCGATGATGCTGAgagtgaagaagaagatgaggattcCGAAGACGATGACGATGGGGACGTGGACCCCATACTGGGCCCGGATCTGGATGGGGATGATAGTGATATGGATGATATGAGCAATGGCGATGATGATGATAGCGTGAGTGACGATGATGACGACGACGACGGAGATTTCATCGTGGATGACCTTGAGGCAGGAGGTGGAATGCTGGAGATTGTGACGGACggagaggaggaggacgacgacgacgacagTGATGGGATGGAATCCTATAGCAGTGGGGATGAAGATTATATGAGCAATGGTTTTGGTGTTTAA
- the LOC126632761 gene encoding DDT domain-containing protein DDR4 codes for MAGGRRRRAANDVVEGETRSPKKDEQVVVLDEEEDEDPLKATVARLRGRWELASVLNFLIVFEPVIGKAARLSAEEIEMGLINPNSLAQLHIALLKGIPPVSKTLDGLEDAWVTVLCKKLAPWWQWIAEGEIPLLAAKGDEISHYKELDPTKHLLLLKALCELRAKQDDVLAYINVNLKQGTEVSFFRKDKIGGDRKGTTYWYEGNATVGHRLYKEVIVLESKAKARGKGNLPSISFQWETLATNLKEFRKVLDEFSSSKVAAKVAIARTIESDVIPALEKLQQKKEKELRKKQRLERQLNDSRNSYAAGTIRTTRTRRAVSYTFDEYDRAIHDAIKANKKTSEEKMQENKRRRRNGASEGNSEDGSDKKGDYINGDNNDSGKKDESAGSDTASDMLEEFSTDDDDKNWGDRSGMKDEDNSDQSDSGNSETDKTCAQTDGIAQKPVGVRWSSRLAGDSSHLVMDNRNLVTKNRSRQRPICNSALDSVVIPDSDDENSEHKCSERAVHEESPVTVPE; via the exons ATGGCCGGGGGTCGCCGGAGACGGGCGGCGAACGACGTCGTCGAAGGAGAAACCCGATCGCCGAAGAAAGACGAACAAGTCGTGGTTTTGGACGAAGAGGAGGACGAAGATCCTCTGAAAGCCACGGTCGCGAGGCTTCGCGGACGATGGGAACTGGCCTCCGTCCTCAACTTCTTGATC GTTTTTGAGCCAGTGATTGGGAAGGCTGCTAGATTATCAGCTGAAGAAATCGAGATGGGTTTGATAAACCCGAACTCACTTGCTCAGCTTCACATTGCTCTGTTGAAG GGAATACCACCTGTAAGTAAAACATTGGATGGCTTGGAAGATGCGTGGGTGACTGTGCTTTGTAAGAAACTTGCTCCTTGGTGGCAATGG ATTGCTGAAGGGGAAATTCCGCTACTGGCAGCTAAAGG AGACGAGATATCCCATTACAAGGAACTTGATCCAACAAAACATTTACTACTCTTAAAAGCACTCTGTGAACTCCGAGCTAAA CAAGATGATGTATTGGCTTATATTAATGTTAATCTGAAACAAGGAACTGAGGTTTCTTTCTTCCGCAAAGATAAGATAGGAGGAGATCGAAAAGGAACTACCTATTG GTATGAAGGAAATGCAACTGTTGGCCATAGGTTATACAAGGAAGTAATTGTCCTTGAGTCGAAGGCAAAAGCTAGGGGAAAAGGAAACCTGCCAAGTATTAGTTTTCAGTGGGAGACACTGGCAACCAATCTCAAGGAATTTCGTAAAGTTCTT GATGAATTCTCATCAAGCAAAGTTGCCGCCAAAGTTGCTATTGCTAGGACTATTGAATCCGATGTTATTCCTGCTCTTGAGAAACTTCAGCAG aagaaagaaaaggaactAAGAAAGAAACAAAGGCTAGAAAGGCAACTGAATGATTCGAGAAATTCTTATGCTGCTGGAACCATTCGTACCACTCGCACCCGTAGGGCTGTCAGCTACACATTTG ATGAGTACGATCGGGCCATTCATGATGCTATAAAAGCAAA TAAGAAAACTAGTGAagagaaaatgcaagaaaacaagcgtAGAAGAAGAAATGGTGCCTCAGAGGGAAACTCAGAAGATGGTTCGGACAAAAAAGGTGATTATATTAATGGCGACAACAATGATTCTGGCAAGAAGGATGAATCTGCAGGTAGTGACACTGCAAGCGACATGCTTGAAGAATTTTCTACTGATGACGATGATAAAAATTGGGGTGATCGTAGTGGCATGAAGGATGAAGACAACAGTGACCAGAGTGACTCTGGAAATTCTGAGACGGACAAGACCTGTGCTCAGACTGATGGTATTGCCCAAAAGCCAGTGGGCGTGCGCTGGAGTTCAAGACTAGCAGGAGACAGTAGCCATCTGGTCATGGACAACAGAAACTTGGTTACAAAGAATAGGTCCAGACAGAGACCTATCTGTAACTCTGCTCTTGATTCTGTTGTAATACCAGATTCCGATGATGAAAACTCGGAACACAAATGCAGTGAAAGAGCAGTGCATGAAGAATCACCGGTTACTGTTCCGGAATAG
- the LOC126632764 gene encoding uncharacterized protein LOC126632764, giving the protein MAKQHVRGRNWTFDEDIALCLAWISISEDGAVGTNQNRKVLWGKIVDKFHENSNVRQREVGGVYDRWKIINKACTLWKGSLERAMVDMPNGRGASEIGDKAMTIYKTRTTPKKSSF; this is encoded by the exons atggcaaaacaacatgttagaggtcgtaattggacatTTGACGAAGATATTGCCTTATGTTTGGCATGGATTTCTATTAGCGAAGATGGTGCCGTCGGCACGaatcaaaatagaaaggttttgtggggtaaaatcgttgataagttccatgaaaactccAACGTTCGTCAAAGGGAAgttggtggtgtttatgatcggtggaagattatcaacaaagcgtgcactttgtggaagggaagcttggaAAGAGCCATGGTTGACATGCCTAATGGAAGGGGCGCCTCagaaatt ggtgacaaagcaatgacaatttacaagacaagaactacaccaaaaaaatcaagcttttaa
- the LOC126632763 gene encoding uncharacterized protein LOC126632763 isoform X2 — MEKLSPSSSSVDHRAWTEAQDLLKQKLIAEDDFSWRLDSKSNSRSMEREEEKEEEREELLKYVGGVDISYSKENPSMACGILVVLELKTLQVVYQDFCVVTPNVPYVPGFLAFREAPVLLELMEKMKNNNSPFYPQLLMVDGNGILHPRGFGLACHLGILANLPTIGIGKNLHHVDGLTLSGVKQLLEAQEDSTEGFITLKGCSGRTWGAAARSTGGSLKPIFISTGHRISLDTATRIVKMTCKFRVPEPIRQADIRSRDYLRKHQTRTSKD, encoded by the exons ATGGAAAAGCTGTCACCTTCTTCTTCGTCTGTCGACCACAGAGCTTGGACAGA GGCCCAAGATTTGCTGAAGCAAAAATTGATTGCAGAAGATGATTTCTCATGGAGATTAGATTCAAAGTCAAACTCAAGGTCAatggagagagaggaggagaaagaggaggagagagaggagctGTTGAAGTATGTGGGAGGGGTTGATATAAGCTATTCAAAAGAAAACCCATCAATGGCATGTGGAATTCTTGTGGTTTTGGAGCTCAAAACTCTCCAAGTTGTGTATCAAGACTTCTGTGTTGTCACTCCCAATGTGCCTTATGTTCCTGGCTTCCTTGCCTTCAGAGAG GCCCCAGTGTTGCTTGAGCTTAtggagaaaatgaaaaacaacaaTAGTCCTTTCTACCCACAG CTTCTAATGGTTGATGGAAACGGAATACTTCATCCTCGAG gttttggCTTGGCTTGTCATCTTGGCATTCTGGCAAATCTACCTACTATTGGGATCGGAAAAAAT CTTCATCATGTGGATGGTCTAACACTATCCGGAGTGAAGCAGCTTCTTGAAGCCCAAGAAGACAGTACTGAAGGTTTTATTACTTTGAAAGGATGTTCAGGCCGTACATGGGGAGCG GCAGCAAGATCTACAGGTGGCTCATTGAAACCTATATTTATTTCAACTGGTCACCGTATATCACTTGATACTGCCACCAGAATTGTGAAAATGACTTGCAAATTTCGTGTCCCTGAGCCTATCCGGCAG GCTGATATAAGATCTAGAGACTATCTTCGGAAGCATCAAACGAGAACATCCAAAGATTGA
- the LOC126632763 gene encoding uncharacterized protein LOC126632763 isoform X1: MEKLSPSSSSVDHRAWTEAQDLLKQKLIAEDDFSWRLDSKSNSRSMEREEEKEEEREELLKYVGGVDISYSKENPSMACGILVVLELKTLQVVYQDFCVVTPNVPYVPGFLAFREAPVLLELMEKMKNNNSPFYPQLLMVDGNGILHPRGFGLACHLGILANLPTIGIGKNLHHVDGLTLSGVKQLLEAQEDSTEGFITLKGCSGRTWGAAARSTGGSLKPIFISTGHRISLDTATRIVKMTCKFRVPEPIRQIISSNSAIGPENLNVAFVML, encoded by the exons ATGGAAAAGCTGTCACCTTCTTCTTCGTCTGTCGACCACAGAGCTTGGACAGA GGCCCAAGATTTGCTGAAGCAAAAATTGATTGCAGAAGATGATTTCTCATGGAGATTAGATTCAAAGTCAAACTCAAGGTCAatggagagagaggaggagaaagaggaggagagagaggagctGTTGAAGTATGTGGGAGGGGTTGATATAAGCTATTCAAAAGAAAACCCATCAATGGCATGTGGAATTCTTGTGGTTTTGGAGCTCAAAACTCTCCAAGTTGTGTATCAAGACTTCTGTGTTGTCACTCCCAATGTGCCTTATGTTCCTGGCTTCCTTGCCTTCAGAGAG GCCCCAGTGTTGCTTGAGCTTAtggagaaaatgaaaaacaacaaTAGTCCTTTCTACCCACAG CTTCTAATGGTTGATGGAAACGGAATACTTCATCCTCGAG gttttggCTTGGCTTGTCATCTTGGCATTCTGGCAAATCTACCTACTATTGGGATCGGAAAAAAT CTTCATCATGTGGATGGTCTAACACTATCCGGAGTGAAGCAGCTTCTTGAAGCCCAAGAAGACAGTACTGAAGGTTTTATTACTTTGAAAGGATGTTCAGGCCGTACATGGGGAGCG GCAGCAAGATCTACAGGTGGCTCATTGAAACCTATATTTATTTCAACTGGTCACCGTATATCACTTGATACTGCCACCAGAATTGTGAAAATGACTTGCAAATTTCGTGTCCCTGAGCCTATCCGGCAG ATAATCTCTTCTAATTCCGCAATTGGTCCAGAAAATCTCAATGTGGCTTTCGTtatgttgtga